From Carassius gibelio isolate Cgi1373 ecotype wild population from Czech Republic chromosome B21, carGib1.2-hapl.c, whole genome shotgun sequence, the proteins below share one genomic window:
- the dlat gene encoding dihydrolipoyllysine-residue acetyltransferase component of pyruvate dehydrogenase complex, mitochondrial, with protein MLRLALRVRPSPRFTRPSVRTGPAAAASPRSGPLSCHHLKRYHSSGPARPRILSDGRRVFNSILINRSWVWRSQTASFSQSMRVYSLPPHQKVELPALSPTMQMGTIARWEKKEGDKINEGDLIAEVETDKATVGFEMLEECYLAKILVPQGTRDVPIGGVICITVDNPDLIPAFKDLTLDKIASSASAPAAAPPPPAAPAAAPASPQVPGSSHPPHMKVLLPALSPTMTVGTVQRWEKKVGEKLGEGDLLAEIETDKATIGFEVQEEGYLAKILIAEGTRDVPLGTPLCIIVEKETDIGAFADYVETGVATSPPPAPTPVATPPPAPAAPTQAPATTPAAPAAPRKGRVFASPLAKKLAAEKGIDIAQVTGTGPDGAVTKKDIDTFVPPKPAPTPAAPPTPTPSPPAAPAFAAVPTGTFTDIPISNIRRVIAQRLMQSKQTIPHYYLSIDVNMDQVVELRKELNAELKADNLKLSVNDFIIKASALACLKVPEANSSWMDTIIRQNHVVDVSVAVSTPVGLITPIVFNAHIKGLATISKDVASLAAKAREGKLQPHEFQGGTFTISNLGMYGIKHFSAIINPPQACILAVGGSEKRLLPADNEKGFDVASMMSVTLSCDHRVVDGAVGAQWLAEFRKFLEKPYTMLL; from the exons ATGTTGCGTTTAGCGCTGCGAGTGCGTCCATCCCCCAGATTCACCCGGCCCAGTGTCCGGACGggccctgctgctgctgctagtcCACGATCCGGACCGCTGTCATGCCATCATCTCAAGCGATACCACTCCAGCGGCCCGGCCCGGCCCCGGATCTTGAGTGACGGTCGGCGTGTGTTCAACAGCATCCTCATTAACAGATCATGGGTCTGGAGAAGCCAGACGGCTAGTTTCAGTCAAAGCATGCGAGTGTACAGTCTGCCGCCACATCAGAAA GTGGAACTACCCGCGTTGTCCCCAACTATGCAGATGGGCACTATTGCACGCTGGGAGAAGAAAGAAGGAGACAAAATCAATGAGGGAGATTTGATTGCTGAG GTTGAAACAGACAAGGCTACGGTTGGATTTGAAATGCTGGAGGAGTGCTACCTTGCCAAGATCTTGGTCCCTCAGGGTACAAGAGATGTGCCCATTGGGGGTGTCATTTGTATTACAGTTGACAA TCCTGACCTCATCCCTGCATTTAAAGACCTTACATTGGATAAAATCGCTAGCTCCGCCTCTGCACCTGCAGCTGCCCCTCCCCCTCCAGCAGCGCCTGCTGCTGCTCCTGCTTCACCACAAGTTCCTGGAAGCTCCCACCCACCTCACATGAAG GTTCTTCTCCCAGCTCTCTCCCCCACTATGACTGTGGGCACCGTGCAGCGCTGGGAGAAGAAGGTGGGTGAGAAACTTGGTGAGGGAGACCTGCTGGCTGAAATCGAGACCGATAAGGCAACAATCG GTTTTGAGGTACAGGAGGAGGGTTACCTGGCTAAGATATTGATTGCTGAGGGCACCAGAGACGTTCCCCTTGGCACTCCTCTCTGTATAATTGTGGAAAAGGAAACCGATATTGGCGCATTTGCAGACTATGTAGAGACAGGGGTGGCTACAAGCCCACCTCCCGCACCAACACCG GTGGCCACCCCACCACCAGCTCCAGCAGCTCCCACCCAAGCACCTGCCACTACTCCAGCCGCCCCTGCTGCTCCTAGGAAGGGTAGGGTGTTTGCCAGTCCACTAGCCAAGAAACTGGCAGCCGAGAAGGGAATTGATATCGCCCAAGTCACAG GAACTGGACCAGACGGCGCAGTCACCAAGAAAGATATCGACACTTTCGTTCCACCTAAGCCCGCTCCT ACACCAGCTGCTccacccacacccacacccaGCCCTCCAGCCGCCCCTGCTTTTGCTGCTGTACCTACAGGAACCTTCACTGACATCCCCATCAGCAACATCCGCAGA GTGATTGCCCAGAGGTTGATGCAATCGAAGCAGACTATTCCTCACTATTATTTGTCTATCGATGTCAACATGGACCAAGTTGTTGAACTCAGGAAAGAACTCAATGCT GAGCTGAAAGCGGATAACCTCAAACTCTCGGTCAATGACTTCATCATCAAGGCCTCGGCTCTGGCCTGTTTAAAAGTGCCAGAGGCCAACTCCTCCTGGATGGACACAATCATCAGACA AAATCACGTGGTGGATGTTAGTGTGGCAGTCAGTACACCTGTGGGTCTAATAACTCCCATTGTATTTAATGCTCATATTAAGGGTCTTGCGACTATCAGCAAAGACGTAGCCTCATTAGCTGCTAAAGCCCGAGAGGGAAAACTACAACCGCACGAATTCCAG GGTGGTACCTTCACTATTTCCAATCTGGGCATGTATGGGATCAAGCATTTTTCTGCTATCATTAACCCTCCTCAAGCCTGCATTCTGGCTGTGGGTGGCTCAGAAAAGAGACTGCTGCCTGCAGACAACGAAAAAGG GTTTGATGTGGCAAGCATGATGTCTGTGACTCTGAGCTGTGATCACCGGGTGGTAGATGGCGCTGTTGGCGCACAGTGGCTGGCCGAGTTCCGCAAGTTCCTGGAGAAACCATACACAATGCTCCTGTGA